From the Musa acuminata AAA Group cultivar baxijiao chromosome BXJ3-1, Cavendish_Baxijiao_AAA, whole genome shotgun sequence genome, the window CAAGGACGAAACCATGGTTTTGCTGCATATAAATACCAGCGAGATGGATCCACATGAACTACCAGAGTTGCAGCCTCTCATGGCGATCAAAGTACACGCCGTCGGCGAGCGGCGAGATGTCGGCGGAGGAGTTCAGGGAATGGCTGAAGAGGTTCGATGGCGGTTAGGATGGCTGCAACAAGTTACCGGATAAATTAGATGGCAtacccattatatatatatatatatatatatatatatatatatatatatatatatatatatatatatatatatatatatatatatatatatatatatatactcgttTCGAAGAAGTTAGTCGCCAAATCGCGAAAGCATGCGCTTGTTCTGCCACTTGCTCGCTCCTCATTTCCGCTACTACTGCGCCCGCACCAACAAGACCAGGCCTTTCGCCGACCTCGTTTTACCCCGCCAACCCTCCCAAGATCCCACCTTTACACCGCAAAACCCTCCGCTCACAGTCTCCGAGGTCTGCAATCTGATCTCCCAGACCTACGAAGACGGCAACCAGAAACTCCGGTCCCTGCATGTCGACCTCACAGATGAGCAGGCGGTGGCCGCCGTTGCCCTCCTCGCGGAGACGGAGGGATCCATGGTGGCTTTCAGCTTCTTCCGCTGGGCGGTCGCCCGGCCCCAGTTCAGGCATTTCTTGCGGTTCTACGTCACGGCCGCGTGCTCCTTGGTCGACCTCGGTAACTTGGAGAAGGCGCAGGAAGTCATGAGCTGCATGGCTGTGAGTTTTTCCGAGGTTGGCAGGCTGAAGGAGGCCGTCGACATGGTTTTCGAGATGCGCAGCCAGGGGCTGCCCATCAGCATCCAcaccatgaatttggttcttaggGTGGCGGTTGGTTCGGGCTTGATTGAATATGCGGAGCAGCTGTTTGCTGAAATGCCGGCGAATGGAATGTATCCCAATTCGTGCAGTTTCAAGACGATGATCGCCGCTTATTGCAGGCAGGGCCGCGTTTCTGATGTGGAGAGGCTGTTGAGAACGGTGGAGGAGAGAGGTCATGGAATCGATAACGTTACATGCACGCTGGTGGTGGATGCATTTTGCAAGAAGGGTTGCGTCAGTTGGGTCTTCAGGTTCTTCCGCAAGATGCTGGAGATCGGTCTGGCTCCGAATGTGATCAATTACACGACTCTGATTGATGCGCTGTGCAAGAGGGGCAGCGTGAAGCAGGGATTTCAGGTGCTTGAGGAAATGGTGGGGAGGGGGTTAAAGCCGAATGTTTATACACACACAGCCTTGATTGATGGGCTTTGCAAGATTGGATGGACTGATCGGGCTTTCAGGTTGTTCCTGAAGCTTGTGCGGAGCAACTCATACAAGCCGAATGTTTGCACTTACACAGCCATGATCAGAGGTTACTGCAAGGAGAGCAAGCTTAATCGGGCAGAAATGTTGCTGACGAGAATGCGGGAGCAGGGTTTGACACCCAACACCAACACCTATACCACTCTGATTGATGGACACTGTAAAGCTGGGAATCTGGAGCGGGCTTATGAATTGAAGGATCAAATGACCAGTGACAGTTGTCTTCCAAATATTTGCACATATAATGCTGTTATCCATGGGCTCTGCAAAAAGGGAAGGATTCAAGAGGCTTATAGATTGCTTCAAGAGGCTTCAAACAAGGGGTTGCAGATGGATAAATTTACATATACTATTCTTATAAGTGAGCATTGCAAGCGAGACCACTCTTCTCGAGCTATGGAATTATTTGATGAGATGGTTGACGCAGGCTGCCATCCAGATATTCACACATATACCACCTTAATTGCTGCATTTTGCAAGCAAAGGAACATGGTAGAGAGCGAGAGGTTGTTTGAAAGATGTCTCAAGTTAGAGTTAGTTCCTACAAAACAAACATATACATCGATGATCGGTGGGTATTGTAGGGTTGGAAAAGTAACTTCTGCTTTGAGGGTTTTTGAGAAGATGATCCAGCATGGATGTTCAGCTGATGCAATAACATATGGTGCTTTGGTCAGTGGTCTCTGCAAAGAGTCTAGGCTGGATGAGGCAAGGGCATTATATGAGGCCATGTTAGACAAAGGTCTGGTTCCCTGTGAAGTTAGTCGCATTACATTGGCTTATGAATATTGCAAGAGGCAAAAATCAAACGTTGCTTTATCAGTATTGGAGAGGCTAGACAAAAAACAATGGACTCGCACAGCCAATATCTTAGTTAGGAAGCTCGGCTTTGAGGGACACGTAGATGCAGCAGGCATGTTCATCAACAAATTGTTGGATGAAGATCACAGCATTGACCGCATAACCTACGCTGCATTTATAAATGCATGCTATGAGAACAATAGGTATTCGACTGCATCAGAACTTTCTGAGAGGATTTCAAAGGGAGCACTTAGCTTTGTTAAGGACAACAGCACCATAACTTAAGCAGGACATAAATACTTGAGCAACAAGTTGAAAAGATTGCCTATGTTCCTCATAAAGCTCAATGCGATGGTTGGCAAATTCTGTCCGATGAGTCAAAGAGAAATGTCAGCAAGTTTCTGATATTTAAATAATCAACAGCTCATGTGTAGATTGGTATTCGTGTTCTAAGTGGTGCATGCACTTCTTGTGATGAAAACCATTCCATGACAGAATCTCATTGGGACAGGGCATGGTTAAGGCTATTTTTGTGATTCACCAACTTTGTATAAGTTCAAATGCAATTAAGGTTGGGATTCTGGCAGATCTGCACATTTGCTGTTGGGTATGTAAAGTGGAATGTGGTTCTCTTTCCGGCAAAATGGTTTTAGTGGTCTCTGCAGGGTTTGAAAGATTAGCTCGTCAGTTTAATTTTGTGCATTGCAATCTACCTGAACTTTACAAACCTtgggatatacatatatatgatgtGGCAGATGACACATCAATGTCTCTCCACCTCAGTTGTGGCAGATGACAC encodes:
- the LOC103989665 gene encoding pentatricopeptide repeat-containing protein At4g19890; translated protein: MRLFCHLLAPHFRYYCARTNKTRPFADLVLPRQPSQDPTFTPQNPPLTVSEVCNLISQTYEDGNQKLRSLHVDLTDEQAVAAVALLAETEGSMVAFSFFRWAVARPQFRHFLRFYVTAACSLVDLGNLEKAQEVMSCMAVSFSEVGRLKEAVDMVFEMRSQGLPISIHTMNLVLRVAVGSGLIEYAEQLFAEMPANGMYPNSCSFKTMIAAYCRQGRVSDVERLLRTVEERGHGIDNVTCTLVVDAFCKKGCVSWVFRFFRKMLEIGLAPNVINYTTLIDALCKRGSVKQGFQVLEEMVGRGLKPNVYTHTALIDGLCKIGWTDRAFRLFLKLVRSNSYKPNVCTYTAMIRGYCKESKLNRAEMLLTRMREQGLTPNTNTYTTLIDGHCKAGNLERAYELKDQMTSDSCLPNICTYNAVIHGLCKKGRIQEAYRLLQEASNKGLQMDKFTYTILISEHCKRDHSSRAMELFDEMVDAGCHPDIHTYTTLIAAFCKQRNMVESERLFERCLKLELVPTKQTYTSMIGGYCRVGKVTSALRVFEKMIQHGCSADAITYGALVSGLCKESRLDEARALYEAMLDKGLVPCEVSRITLAYEYCKRQKSNVALSVLERLDKKQWTRTANILVRKLGFEGHVDAAGMFINKLLDEDHSIDRITYAAFINACYENNRYSTASELSERISKGALSFVKDNSTIT